From Actinopolymorpha cephalotaxi, one genomic window encodes:
- a CDS encoding cupin domain-containing protein, with amino-acid sequence MKPIVIERPDGRDDGEDWTENYELLPGAGNVSIILESTSQAGVGPRLHQHPYAETFVIRRGSATFTVGDDKVEAHAGQVLVVPAYTPHKFSTGAGGYEAVHIHANARFVTEWLE; translated from the coding sequence ATGAAGCCCATCGTCATCGAACGACCGGACGGCCGCGACGACGGCGAGGACTGGACCGAGAACTACGAGTTGCTGCCCGGCGCGGGCAACGTCTCGATCATCCTGGAGTCCACCAGCCAGGCGGGTGTCGGTCCCCGTCTGCACCAGCATCCCTACGCGGAGACGTTCGTCATCCGCCGGGGATCCGCCACCTTCACCGTGGGCGACGACAAGGTCGAGGCACACGCCGGCCAGGTGCTCGTGGTGCCGGCGTACACACCACATAAGTTCTCCACCGGCGCCGGTGGCTACGAGGCCGTCCACATCCACGCCAACGCCCGCTTCGTCACCGAGTGGCTCGAGTAG
- a CDS encoding MFS transporter, translated as MSRSANALSPALNQEPHHNPARLGGTAVAFLALAAALATSTSYAIQPELTTVAGDLGSTVPVVSVVAGSAIVGYLLGLATLVPLVDHLPPNRLVAGQLTCLAAGLVLAAAARSPLALGAGLLVSGMCSSTGAQLSTLAGKHSPPQHRGRAVGSVTAGISAGILAGRIAGGALADRVGWRWTLLIFAVACVAVAAAAGVVLPRARVAAAEKYLDVIRSLPTRVATHRVLRVSAVSGALWFFSFSLVWVGLSLALALPPLRLSPTAIGSYSLAGLLGIVATRVAGALADRHGSPRVILGGLALSFVCTVTMVFTLDVAPVLLVTLALFDAGLFAAQVANQSRVLSIDPRRPAKFNSTYMVVYFVGGSLGTAVGGGLVNTVGWPGVAATAAAAIAVAAVLSVRLWSAPRTPQAANR; from the coding sequence GTGAGCAGATCAGCGAACGCCCTCTCGCCCGCCCTGAACCAGGAGCCACACCACAACCCCGCCCGGCTCGGCGGAACCGCGGTTGCCTTCCTGGCCCTCGCAGCCGCCCTGGCCACGTCGACGAGCTACGCCATCCAACCCGAACTCACCACCGTCGCCGGCGACCTGGGCTCGACGGTGCCGGTCGTCAGTGTGGTCGCGGGATCGGCGATCGTCGGATACCTGCTCGGGCTCGCCACCCTCGTTCCCCTGGTCGATCACCTGCCGCCGAACCGGCTCGTCGCCGGTCAGCTCACCTGCCTGGCCGCCGGCCTGGTGCTCGCGGCGGCGGCGCGGAGCCCGCTCGCCCTCGGCGCCGGGTTGCTGGTCTCGGGTATGTGCTCCAGCACCGGAGCTCAGCTGAGCACCCTTGCCGGCAAGCACTCACCTCCCCAGCACCGCGGCCGGGCCGTGGGAAGCGTGACCGCGGGGATCTCCGCGGGCATCCTGGCGGGCAGGATCGCCGGCGGAGCGCTGGCCGACAGGGTCGGGTGGCGGTGGACGCTGCTGATCTTCGCCGTGGCGTGCGTCGCGGTCGCGGCCGCTGCCGGCGTCGTTCTTCCCCGCGCGCGGGTGGCCGCGGCCGAGAAGTACCTCGACGTGATCCGGTCGTTGCCGACCCGGGTCGCCACTCACCGGGTGCTGCGGGTCTCCGCGGTCTCCGGAGCCCTGTGGTTCTTCTCGTTCAGCCTCGTCTGGGTGGGTCTGTCGCTGGCGCTCGCACTCCCGCCCCTTCGGCTCTCCCCCACGGCCATCGGGTCGTACTCGCTGGCCGGCCTGCTCGGTATCGTGGCCACCCGCGTCGCCGGCGCGCTCGCGGACCGCCACGGGTCGCCGAGAGTCATCCTCGGCGGCCTTGCCCTGTCCTTCGTGTGCACCGTCACGATGGTGTTCACCCTCGACGTCGCACCCGTCCTGCTGGTCACGCTGGCGCTGTTCGACGCCGGGCTGTTCGCTGCCCAGGTCGCCAACCAGAGCAGGGTCCTGAGCATCGATCCACGCCGCCCGGCGAAGTTCAACAGCACCTACATGGTGGTCTACTTCGTCGGCGGCAGTCTGGGAACGGCCGTCGGAGGTGGCCTGGTGAACACGGTCGGCTGGCCGGGAGTCGCCGCGACGGCGGCCGCCGCGATCGCCGTCGCGGCGGTGCTCAGCGTGCGGCTGTGGTCGGCCCCGCGCACGCCTCAGGCGGCGAACCGGTAG